The stretch of DNA tttactcattccataatacaaaatccccgtgactaaactcattagtcacttgCTTGTAAACTTGTTGTGATattgtattgccgagagggcctagagatatctctctgtcacacggagcgacaaatcccagtctcgatccatgcaacccaacaaataccttcggagatacccgtagagaACCTTATGATCACCAAGTtatgaagtgacgtttgatagcacataaagtattcctccagtatccgggagtggtatgatctcatggtctaaggaactaatacttgacatgaagaaagctgtagcaaataactaaatgatctgatgctaagcttacggttgggtcagtccatcacatcattctcctaatgatgtgatcccgttatcaaatgacaactcatgtctatggtcaggaaaccataaccatctttgatcaatgagctagtttagtagaggcttactagggacacagtgtagtTTATGTTTTCacgcatgtatttaagttttcggccaatacaattctagcatgaataataaacatttatcatgaacaggaaatatgataataaccattttattattgcctctagggcatatttccatcagtaaaACCATACGTCTTGCTTTGATTATATTGATGTGATGGAGTATCCAGGACAAGATGATCTACCTCGAGGTCATATGGTTGTGTTCTAAACCCTAAGGCTGGTAATCATGCCTCTAAAGACTAAACTCCACGGCTTACACACAAACACACACCGAGGGTACCTAGGTTACACATATGGTCGGTTGCCAATCATGCTTGCTAGTGAGCTATCCTTGAAGTGCATGTCGAGGTTCATAGCTTCTGGAGTCCTTCCTCGTGGAGATTGGTGGGACGTACGCTCGACCCGTGGAATGTGGGTTGTATAGGCTagtaccccttagtctaggacaccgtcaccaAGCCACCCTTAGTTCTTTGAAGATTAATACACCAGTTGGTGAACGTCATCCCCATTCTCCTTAAACAGGTTTCTCAAGTGACCACAAATAGCACACCAGTCCGATAATCGTTCGTACTTGACTTTGTAAATCTGACGCACAAGATCGCGAACCATGGAGACAACATTTTTAGTGGTTTCTGAAATTTTTTCATCCAAACGTGATAGAAGTTACCAGTAAAATCATAAGATTATGATTCAATGTACATGACTTCTCCAACCTTGGTCGCAAGGGGTGTGACTAGGTGAGTGTATCCATCCGGAACACCATGTATCTAAATCCATAAATCAAGCGTATCCAAACTAATCACCAAGGGCTTCATCACACGATCATATGGAGTAATGATGACTGTGTTTCCTCGGAAGTTCCAAGGTCCatcttgcatcaccctctcctagtTGTCGAGGCAAAAAACTGAAGGGTATGCAGATTATCTTTGAAGGGCCTAAATTTCACATCTCGAGCCAGATTCCACGCTAACCTCATATTCTTGAAGAACCAAGCTTGGGAGTAGGGTTTCTCCATGTGCGCCCCTGTGATTGCCATCCACCTAGTGGTAGCCGGCGATGCCTTCTTTTCATTAAAGACCATGTCGTCCAAATCTTCCTCACTAAGACCCAGCTCCTTCATCAGCGACCCCACCTCGCTAACTGCCTCTGATCCGGATTCCGTTGAGGACTTCAAACCTGACGGTGCGCTCTTCTCCACCTGGAAGTCCTAACCTGATGAAACTAGATCGGGTATTTGTTGTGAGAAACCCTAGCACGCGTGTAGCCCTTGAAAACACCCCTTACCAGGACCGGGCGGCGATCGCAAGGATCAACCCGTATCATCCCAAATCGAGGGGGAAGGAACAACGGCAGGGAACAAGGAAACTCTACGGCGGCGTGGTCACCACCGACAGAACTATAACCCTAGCAGGAGGGAAACTTTTGAGGCATGACGGAGAACGAATTAAAATGCCTCCCTGCATGGGCTTACAATGGCAGGCCCATATACACAAGAAATATACAGAGGAAAGCACTGCAAACGGGCCGTAGTCTTTTCCGCATCCGGCATCCCCACCTGTTCTCCACTGGCACGCGCATCTCCCCGCAGACTCTGCCGGACTCTGAAACCCCACGCAGACACAGCTCCGCTCCGCCCtcacccggccacctcctcccaccCACCGCCGCCGGCGGAGCCATGGAGGTCGGCGGCGAGGAGTTCGCGGTCGGCGTGGTGATCTCCGCGAAGACCACCCTCGGGGAGGAGTTCGAGGGCCAGATCGTCTCCTTCGACCGCCCGAGCAACCTCCTCGTCATCCATATCCTTCCCAAATCCCCCTTTGCTTCCGGCCTCCGTCTCCATGCCGTTTACTCCTGCCTCCTGCTCTATTTCCGTGTGCTGCGTGGTTGCTTTGTTTCCATGACGGCGTAGATCACAGGAGGGCGTGGGCAGGGCGGAGAGGGGCGAGCGGCGGAACGTGAGGGTGCTCAAGGCCAACTACATCCAGGAGTTCTCCGTCGTCGGAAAGTACGACGACCCGCTCGACCCGGCTGGCTGTGTGCTCGACCTCGCCGCCATCCACGCCAGGGAGGAGGCCGCCCTCAGGTGCGTCATACTGCATCCCAAACCCTTCTGGTACTACTTTCTAGTCATTGCTAGTTAGGCATGTGATGCTTATTTTTTTACCTTGTTTGAATTTGAGATGCGGTCAAGATTCAATCAATGAGCTCGGAAAACATGAACACCACAACATTGTTTTGGATTCTAGTTACTGTAAATGTGAATTCATGTTTTGAGGACACAACAATGTTCATTTGACCAATGTTCTCTTTGTTCTAAAATTGAACCTGACCCTTCTAGTTGGTACAGGTGATACTGAAATAGGGTCTGGACAAGAAAGTGATAGCAAGTAAAGGTGATACTGATATAGCTGACTTGAGCTATAGCTTGATTAAGCAAACTAGCTATTTAGAACTTGCCACACATTTGGTTATATTGCGTTTGAAGGCGCCTTCTTTGGTTCTAATGCAAATAAGCCTAGATCTTTTGAGGTTGGTCACTTCTATGAGAGAAGGCGGAGCACATCTCTTATCTACTATTAAAGGGGAGTTTGTGCGTCGTTCGTTTCCCAGGGCCCCACCGATTGAAGGATCCTCCCACAATTCTCTATTTTTTTTAACCGTCCGCAATCCCACCCAGTTTCGTAAGTGTTGATTCAGTCACATCCTCTTCCTTTCCTAGGATGCACTCATGTATCTCCTCAGCAGATCCACTGCCATAAAAAAGAAATCATCAATAAAAAATTGTCTCCAGCAGCACCAGCCGATTCACTACCATACATGGCAAATCAATCTATCTATCTTCTACATCTATTTACACTACCTAAAAAAGACATAACACTCCCATTTCAC from Triticum dicoccoides isolate Atlit2015 ecotype Zavitan chromosome 6A, WEW_v2.0, whole genome shotgun sequence encodes:
- the LOC119317881 gene encoding protein LSM12 homolog A-like, with translation MEVGGEEFAVGVVISAKTTLGEEFEGQIVSFDRPSNLLVIQEGVGRAERGERRNVRVLKANYIQEFSVVGKYDDPLDPAGCVLDLAAIHAREEAALRQAEIEAERIGVGVTPEAQRLFDALSKTLPVHWDKTDIVVMKEVRVCSPYLPENVSGGTSAANERVKKVLDFERKRQHVRVPGQF